In Rutidosis leptorrhynchoides isolate AG116_Rl617_1_P2 chromosome 2, CSIRO_AGI_Rlap_v1, whole genome shotgun sequence, one genomic interval encodes:
- the LOC139889377 gene encoding uncharacterized protein, producing the protein MGEKLKTHDKLKNWEINPTFPNVCVLCFGEMDSHEHLFFRCPFAAQVWSLAKNYIQIPVAGNSWKHVVDGMCSSADRRNARVIIAKLVFGASVYYLWQERNARLFKRKSSTYEAVVELVYSTVRLKIMSIKWKDNEQVRNMKAIWKIP; encoded by the coding sequence ATGGGCGAGAAACTTAAAACTCATGACAAGCTCAAGAATTGGGAGATTAACCCGACTTTTCCTAATGTGTGTGTTTTATGTTTCGGGGAGATGGATAGCCATGAACATTTATTTTTCCGTTGTCCATTTGCTGCGCAAGTGTGGAGTCTAGCGAAAAATTATATTCAAATCCCAGTGGCTGGAAACTCATGGAAGCATGTGGTGGATGGCATGTGTTCAAGTGCAGATAGAAGGAATGCTAGAGTGATTATCGCTAAACTTGTCTTTGGCGCTTCAGTTTACTACCTTTGGCAAGAGAGAAATGCAAGATTATTCAAGAGGAAGTCGTCCACTTATGAAGCTGTGGTTGAGCTTGTTTATTCCACGGTTCGTTTGAAAATCATGTCTATCAAGTGGAAGGATAACGAACAAGTGAGGAATATGAAAGCTATTTGGAAAATTCCTTAA